TTGAACGATCACTGGGCTGCCTCAAATACCAAAATTCAATCATAAAGGTTTATCGACACCgtattattaacatttaaacAGGAAGTTTAGGATAGCTTCTACCTGCACAACGGGCATTAAACCGATCTCATTAGCATTCGATACTTTTGCCTCTTTTTCGGGGTTTATCTTTATATACATGATTAGATTACCGACTTTCGACCGTCTACCGGTTATTTGCATTGGTTAATCAGAGTTCTTAAGCGTATTAGATAGCCTTAGTTACGGTTGCGGTTAGCTTAGGACCTAAAATGGCGTGGTTTTTGATTAGTTTTaggaaaatatacaaaacaaaTGAGAATGCAATAAGTAATTGAAGATATAAACCAAATAGAACCAAACATGCTCAAGCGATGAATAGTGTaaatatacatcattttaGTTTAACCCTAAATGTTTTTACATTTCCAGCTGTTTTTTGGATTAGCAACAATGGGCGAgtgtggtttttgtttttatttacgaGCTATTAGTTTAAAGTgcgtgtgggtgtgtggaTGTGGTGAGTATGGAGTAGCGAGCCAAATGGTAAATTTCAGCCTTGTTTTTGGGTGGTTTGGGTTTGGTTTACGTTTCTGGCGCCAAGacaaaacacaatttaatgggataaatatttttgcattatTCTTTTTTGGTGAGTTATGTTCGcagcacattttttttggatCAAATGTTTGCCTCTCTGTTGATTTGGTTGTTTTTTGTGCGAGCTGAGAACGTttacctgctgctgctgctgctgctgcagttgctgctgcctttGGGCGCGAACGGCAGCATTTTGCAGCACAATGACGGATTCAGTCTTTTCGCGACGCGGTCGCAGGAAATTGAAGTTGGCCAGGGATTTGGAGGGCTTCGGAGCAGCTCCCTTGGTGGCAGTGgttgtagtagtagtagtagttctagcggcagcagcggctcCTGGCTTGCCAGTGGCTGTGGaggctcctgctgctcctggtaGGGCATTCTCCTTGCTcttgctgctgatgctgctgttgTAAATGCTGTTCCTTTGGTACACGGCACTCGATCGCTGCAAGGCCTGCGTGGAGGGCGCcaccgatcccgatcccgcaGCCGTCGTGGTTCCCGAACCACCAGAACCACTCAGCACCGCCGAGTGGCGCTTGGTCAGGGGGAAGAAGTCCGAGTTCTCGCGTCGAAAGCCGCGCACAAAATTCATGGGCAGTCGGGAATCCGAGTCCTGGCGCTTGTGCGCTGTGGAGTTGGAGCTACCACTTCCGCTACCGcttcccgatcccgatcctgATCCTTGTTCTTTGGCAATACTTTGGCTGGCACTTGGTTCCGGCGCCTTCAGCGGCTGATAGCCCCTGGGCACGGGTCTTGTGATGGCCTCCGCCACACTGGCCCGCTGCAGCTTCGTCTCCACCTTCAGCGTGCTCAGCTGGGAGCTCCGGCTGAGGCTGGCCGTGGTGGTGGGACTGCCACGTCCACTGCCCCGCGGACCAGGGCTTCCGTTCTTGGGGAAGAAGCGATCAAAGTCCCAGTCCCTCAGCAAGCTGGATTCCTCACCGCGACGCGACGGTGTCACATTCGCCTGCGATGTGGAGGCGGACTTTTGCAGGCGGTTTATGTTCTGCTCTAGTTTCTATTCGGGGGGACATTTTCGGGTTTCAGGTTCAGGGAGGAGtagtagttgttgttgtggtgaGTACGCAGCAAGAGAAGAATGGTGTTAGGTTGGTCTGGTTTTACTTGAGTACTTAAAGGAGAGCCTCGATCGTCCCCACCCACCACAGCATGGAAAGTTTTTCATGAATTCTGCTCTTCATTCTGGTAGACTTACTAAACGTATACGAGGGTTGATCCAAGTATTCGAAGAATATATATGGGGTGTGTGTgcaaatgtgcatatatatagTATTCATATGTATGTACAATATTTTTCGATCGTGTCAACATTCTATGCACCAGTGCATTTATGTTTATAAACTTGCAAACATCACACACATGGCTCAatcaaaatatacaaaaagaaAAGAGTTGGTaacgaaaatttggaaaattaatttgtacaAAGAAAGGAAAATTCACGAAAAAGATTTCACACTGTTTACGCCATTAAATTActataaaaagaatatatatatgtgtatatagaTCAACTCAAGATTAATTCGAATTCATATAAATTTAGTAGGAAAATCAAATCATATTTTAGGCTAGTCTTAAGTAACTCTTTAGTTGAGAGAACCACAACCAGGTTGAACTTAGTTTATATTACTCTGTTTTGAGATTTAGTTTTAATCTTAGCTTGctgattatttctttttgggtTGGCAGACCTTAACACCCTACAAAAGCTAGATTACAATTTTGTACAATGCATATTCCTGTCCTAACCCTTGCTGATGGCATCTCATcggaaaaatcaaaactaaGAACTAAACTAAACAAAGATTCATACGCATATGTAAGGATATAGAAGTTGACTTTATGGAGTATGTGGAGGGTGCAACTTACGCGCTTCATGATCAGGGTTCGATCTCCGGCCTGATCGTCGTCGTCGGGCGTGGGTGGCAGTGGGCGGTTGGGCGGCCCTCCGCTGCCATGACTCAGGGGCGTTGTCGTGTTGGCGTCCTCGGAGACGGGTCCCAAGCCGGGCCTATATGAAAATTCGGGTCTGAACACAACGAAAACCAAAagaaaagccaaaaacaaatcgaaaacgaaaaaaggGGCGGCAAATCGTTgttgaaaatggaaatgaaatggGAGTGGGCGTGGGTGTGGTTGGGTGTAATTAATGGGTTGTTTAAATAAGTGAGAGACAAGAATGTTGTGAAGTCGGGTTAGTATTCAGAGACAGAGATGATGTGTTCTTCCTAATCAGGGACCGCAAATaggttttatattatattttaacaacCTAATCTCTGAAATTTAATATACTATCAAGTATTACTAATGTTTATGGCGATAATCTTGTGACCAGAACTAAAAATACCATTTTGTGGGTGACTTTGTTTCTATtctaaaacaataaaaacacatttataggaattcaaaaatatactatACCATTTCAGGTACTatcaaaaagtaaaagtacTTGGAAATACCTGATTGCGATCCCTAGTTTTTCTCAATTTCAACCGTGAACTACTTTGCGTCTTCGATTTGTGGAATTTTGCTGCAAACTGTCACGCCCCTTCTTTGCGGTTGCTCTACTTACAGCGGCTTGGGCGGATCGCTGGCCAGTAGGGTTCCATCGTTCCTGGCCCGGTCGTTGGGCTCGTCCGGCTCGCTGTCCGAGTCGCTGCTGTCCAACGGGTCCAGCGGATTCACCGGCTGTCCCAGATGATTGTTCGACTGCTGTGGCAGTGCGGCGGCCGGCTTGGACGAACCGCCTCCGGAGGCCGATCCTCCCGAGGAGGAGAGACCGCTCGACTGGCGATTGTTGCGAGGAGGCGCCTCCGGCtgtgcctgctgctgctgggatcCCTGGCCACCGGCGGCCGTCTGCGGCTGTGGCTGTTGGGAGAAGACCACGCCCAATTCACTTAATTGTGCTGCTAACACATCCAAATGATCCTACAGTTTtacaatacatttttgttcGTTTTTTCGTATTTCAGGGGCAGGAGgatttgtgtgtgtgtagtTGTTGTGTTGTGTATTTTGTTGGGTGTGTGTTGAATTGCACATGATACCACGGTTTTTCGGATTTTGTTTGGGGAATGGGAACGAAAAGTAAGAGAGCATTAGATTGGTTTTTCCTCCGATACGGTACTTATAGATAAAAAACGATCAAACGCACACGCCAGGCGAAAAATGTGGTTTTTTGATCCAGCAGAGCATTACATAGAATCGGTTAGAAAGCTCGGTTGTTAGTCTTTATCTACGTTAGGGGGATGTATATTTCCATTTCGAAACTGCATTAGGAACGCATCAATCAAACGGGAAACTCTATGCTCCAGGAATCAATCTACTTTTGGGGGTTAGTGAGTCGGTTGAGTTATGGTATCTTTACGCTTTGGGAGATTAGTTCTCAAGTGGCACGTGCAAGAGGTGTTGGTTTTCGGGGTTCGAGAGTTACGAGATGGGTTTCGTGTACCTCCATTACAGTAATTTTGACTGAGGTCCAAAAGGGGGGTATTTTCGGGGTTATACACATGGAAAACATTCGACGTATAGAGTGCATTGCAGAACTTTTTGGCATCATGATCTCGGTATGATCTTAAAAAATCTCTTTAATAttgtaatatattaaaattcttctattttttgtattaacATAGGTTCTGAAACGCACCCTATATTGTAATGTATGCAAACTTTATAGGAAACTCAAGCAGTAAGATAAACAGAAAAGATGCGACAGGCTGGAACTGAAAATCGTAGGACATACCTCAGGTCTCCTTGGTGGTAACTGTTGTTGTAGTAGTCATGATTGttgtgtttttaatatcaaGTGTTTGTTTTGTGGTAATCGTGTGCGGTTCGGAGTTCGGAAATCATACGTTGGTTTAACGGCGCAACGGGATGATGTACACATGAGTCAAATCataatatatatcatatacGGGTTATCAATGCATATTGGTATGTGGtatacacacatatatttatatttatatttatagattATGTAGGCGCACAtaacatgaaaataaaagagataTAAATTAGGATAAGATATGGTATGGCATCGACTTTTACATGGTTTACAAATATGGGTTAAACTGAAGCATGGAACTACATGAAGAAGAGCGGGGTTTCAAATTACGGGGCACAGGCAGAGCATCCTTGGGGAATTGTTCGCCCAACCATATAAGCCGGGGAAAGCATTATGCCCCACTGAAAGTCATTGCTCTGGAGACCTCCCCATGAGATCGGATTTCCCGATTGCCGCCCTATCGGCCCTGCCCTTTCGCTGTTAATCTACGCCCGATACGCACCGATGGCTTGAAGTTATTCTGCGAattgcgctgctgctgctgcggcgtcTGTCCCGCCGGCTCGCCGCACTTGGGAGTCGGTGGCAATGGCCGATTGGCGTGCGGCGGATCCGGCACCACGATCAGGCGCTGTGGCGGTCGTGCCGGCGGACCCGGCTCCTCAACCTGCTGGCGCTGTAATGGGTAAACGAGAGgcgtttaatttaattattacattaaatatgaCATCTCCTTACCGATGGCGGTTTCGGCTGGCGATTGGCCTGTGGCTGTTGGGCctgcgcctgctgctgggCGGCCTGCTGGGCCTGTTGCGCTGCATgggctgccgctgctgctgccgccgcctgctgttgctgctgctggagttgCGCCTGAGCCTGGGCGGCGGCGTGGGCGGCAGCCGCCTGAGCCTGGGCCTGGGCCATCaggtgatgctgctgctgctgctgctcggcgGCCAGGCGGCCCTCCTGGATCTGCTGGAAGTTGCGGCGCAACGTATCGCCACCCGGTGCCTGGACAATGGAGCTGTGCTCTCCGGCCAGCTGCGgctcgtcgtcgtcgttgtcgGAGCCCGAGTAGCGATAGTCCTCGCGCTCCTTCTCCTGCTTGCGCTTCTTGCAGCGATCGATGTGATCCTTTAGCTGGATGCGCACCTGGCGATCTGTGGGCTGGTCCTTGATGAAGGCGTGCTTCAGCAGGTTCTCGGTGTAAGGCCGCTGGTGATAGTCCTTAACTGTTGACGAAGTCAGGGGATTAGTTATGGTTCATATGGCATTGTGATAAGTGAATGGAATGAGGGGGGATACCATTAAAGCAGATGACTCACCTAGCACCGTGTCAATAAAGCCGTGGAACTTCTTGGACCACTTCTTCGATTTGAGCCTGGGCGGCGAGTTGCGTGGAATCAGGAAGAGGGCGCGCATCGGATGCAGATCGCAGAGCGGGGGCTGTGACTCAGCCATCTCCAGAGCGGTGATGCCCAGGGACCACAGATCGGAGCGATTGTCGTACGTGGCGTCGGGATTCTCGTCGCAGGCAATGACCTCGGGGGCCATCCAGTAGGGAGTACCTATATGGCGGGGAGAGACGGGGGCCGGGAGCAGAGAAAGAAAGCCAGTTTAGCAGGTAGGTCGATCGACAGTGGCAGGTGACTCATTTAGCTCACCGATGAATGTGTTGCGCCGGCCTATCGTGCGATCCAGCTGGGCGGACACACCAAAGTCCACCAGCTTCACCTCGGCGTTGTCCGTGAGGAGCACATTCTGCCCCTTGATGTCGCGATGGATGACTTTGTTCGAGTGCAGGTAGCTCAGGCCCCGCAGTATTTCGCGGCAAATGTACGCGATCCACTCCTCCTTCAGGCTCTGACCCTTGGTGGACTTGACCAGATCCGTGACCGATCCGGCACCGCAGTACTCCATCACCAGCCAGAGCTGATCGTCCTTGCCGGGCGGCGACTTCTTGATAAAGGCTCCGTAGTAGGTGGCGATGTTGCGGTGATTCGAGTATTTCTTTAGCACATTGATCTCCAGCTTGATCTCCTCCTCTTCGTCCTCGGTGACGTCCATCACCTTTATGGCAGCCAATTGACCAGTCTTCGTGTGACGGCCCTGTTAGGAAGGAAACATAGGTTGAGTAATCTTTGCCAAGAACATGTATTCAAACTATTATTAGCAAGTTTTAATTGTTCTGAGAATCAAGTATCAAGTTatgtataattaattttatatttaaatgtttttcaacaattttgttcattaaatatgtattttataaaagagAAATTAAATGACGAATTGCTTTTCTTATCGGTCATATAGGTCATACTGCTTTGGAAATTCATAGGCTAATAATTTGTCtttctttatatttaatagGAAATGAAAAGCATATTTAAAAGATTAGAGCCTCCCCAGAGGCAAGAATCCGAACCGATTTGGTCTTGAGCATTGGCAATGATCGAGGTCAGGCTGGGTTGGCGTTTCCAGAACTCGGTTCATTACGGCATTGAGGCTGTTTAATGCACTTCAGCACCCTCCATTATGCTCTCGACGACAACAAGACGATGACGCTGGCGACGACCATGGAGGCGTTGGCTAGTGCagccatatatatatgccatatattctatatattttatatagtcTGTGGGTCGGTGACGCCTCCCCAGCCCCCGCCGGTCGTCAACCGAGTGCGACGCATAAAAAGTGATTAAGTAAACAAAAGCAGCCGCAACAGCATCATCGGCATCGACTCCAATGGAATCAAACAATAGAACGCAACGTGGAGGGAGCTGGAGGAGCAAGTGGAGGGCAGAGAACTCTGTCTGGAGAGGAGCATCAACCTCGAGTGGGGTAATGTGTCTGCTCAATCAGAGTGTCAAGTAGTTAAGGTAAACATGCCACAAATATCTATTCAAGAGCGCCACGAAGGTGACTAATTCAAGGCCTGGAAGGGAAGGTCTAAAGAAACGATTGAGGCACCGAGAACTCCCGGAATGTTGCGTAGCCCAGTTCAGAGAACACTTGAGGTTGAGTAAGGTCTGCTGGACCTTAAGGGCAAGATTAAACAATCTTCAAGTATAAATACTTATTCtcagttttaattatttttatttttagcagtAAAACTCTTGGGCTAAACACTTTAGAACAAATGACTCCATTCAGTAAACAGAAACCGTCTGCGTTATTCTTAGTTTCAAATAAACAGTCTCTGCTCAAGACTGTATATTTTACGATAAACCATTAAATCTGTAAGCCCATGTTTGTCCCTTTTAAAGGGCATTGAACCAAATGTAATATCTAGTCTTAAAGTATTTTACCCCCGCGAATAAAACAATAAGATCTAATCAAGAACTCTACTCTCTAATTTGTGACAGTTCTTAGTTCCCTGATTCAAACTTCTTCACCAGGGATTCAAGAGCTCCAATTATTTGCCTAAAGTTCTCCAGCCACGTCTGCATCTTTGGCGTTTGGAGCCGATGTTTAGACCCCACCCCAACTAGTTTCAATTAGCCAGGCACTTTAATCAAACTcgcaaattgttttttattctcCACCGCCCCTCCTTTCCGTTCGGCCAAGATTGAGTTGTCCTGACCAACGGGTTCCTGGTTGAAAAAAGAGCTTCCAGCATCAGCTGCCATCGCATCTCCGTGGCGGCTGTCGTGTCGCCTAAGCCGCTTTTAAAgtcattttacatttaatacAGTTTTAATTGAGTGAGCAGGAGCATCGGGCTGCGGCCCCATCCATAAATCAAAATGCTTAACGAGAGATGATAACAATTTAAGTGACGATAGTCAGACGACGAAGATGACGCTGCGGCCATGGTTTGGTATGGTATGAAATGTTGCCCGTCGGCTCTACGTGTTCTCCTTAACAGGGTGATTACGATTTGGTTTCTGGTTTGCAAGCCACAGGGAAAAACACTTTGGAAACTCTATCGTCTCGCTGATCTATATCTTCAATGGTTTCAGGCTGATGGCTGTATTTCGGGCACTACTTAATGGATCTTGTGTTGGTTTTCTGTACCTACGTTTTGCTAGCTTTCCGATTTAAAGGTTTATTGGTTCtctaaataaaacaaagagtAAAGGCTTGTATTCTTCTTTTTGGGAGAAGATAATATTAGATaactattaaaatttattaaattatttctagTGTACTCCATAGCTCATCTGGCGAGAACCTGTCATTTTCTTTACGCTTATTGATTAGTTAGACGAGGCGTTACATCTTGGCTGGATGCtatcaaaatgttattaaaaaaatgttcaaacggAGCGGGAGGAGCTGGAGAACGTCTTGGCCATCATCGCATCATCATCACCAGATTCTAACTGTGCTGcagattttatgcaaattaatgGCATGCACTAATGGAGCCTGACTTGTGGAAAAGA
This window of the Drosophila biarmipes strain raj3 chromosome 3L, RU_DBia_V1.1, whole genome shotgun sequence genome carries:
- the LOC108035041 gene encoding serine/threonine-protein kinase mig-15 isoform X6, which translates into the protein MAHQQQQQLAPSVNCSLDDIDLTALKDPAGIFELIEVVGNGTYGQVYKGRHTKTGQLAAIKVMDVTEDEEEEIKLEINVLKKYSNHRNIATYYGAFIKKSPPGKDDQLWLVMEYCGAGSVTDLVKSTKGQSLKEEWIAYICREILRGLSYLHSNKVIHRDIKGQNVLLTDNAEVKLVDFGVSAQLDRTIGRRNTFIGTPYWMAPEVIACDENPDATYDNRSDLWSLGITALEMAESQPPLCDLHPMRALFLIPRNSPPRLKSKKWSKKFHGFIDTVLVKDYHQRPYTENLLKHAFIKDQPTDRQVRIQLKDHIDRCKKRKQEKEREDYRYSGSDNDDDEPQLAGEHSSIVQAPGGDTLRRNFQQIQEGRLAAEQQQQQHHLMAQAQAQAAAAHAAAQAQAQLQQQQQQAAAAAAAAHAAQQAQQAAQQQAQAQQPQANRQPKPPSRQQVEEPGPPARPPQRLIVVPDPPHANRPLPPTPKCGEPAGQTPQQQQRNSQNNFKPSPQPQTAAGGQGSQQQQAQPEAPPRNNRQSSGLSSSGGSASGGGSSKPAAALPQQSNNHLGQPVNPLDPLDSSDSDSEPDEPNDRARNDGTLLASDPPKPLPEFSYRPGLGPVSEDANTTTPLSHGSGGPPNRPLPPTPDDDDQAGDRTLIMKRKLEQNINRLQKSASTSQANVTPSRRGEESSLLRDWDFDRFFPKNGSPGPRGSGRGSPTTTASLSRSSQLSTLKVETKLQRASVAEAITRPVPRGYQPLKAPEPSASQSIAKEQGSGSGSGSGSGSGSSNSTAHKRQDSDSRLPMNFVRGFRRENSDFFPLTKRHSAVLSGSGGSGTTTAAGSGSVAPSTQALQRSSAVYQRNSIYNSSISSKSKENALPGAAGASTATGKPGAAAAARTTTTTTTTATKGAAPKPSKSLANFNFLRPRREKTESVIVLQNAAVRAQRQQQLQQQQQQQNRGGGGGGGGGSSGVGADGTGLGTPGTRTSSVLPDLLSQASPATPPRHDKSSSEEYQAAISSSVHSTPSKSFIASSGSGGGGLGLGGGTVVGGVIISSNHSPQSTISLASSSSNSRQNSPKNSISKTRSSSSITNLLHKSASSSSANLHHLTPCSSTSSASISNPLPPHAYALQQKQRSFLTFGFGAGGSGPSRRESHVNVNVTPTSHEAANDTPEIRKYKKRFNSEILCAALWGVNLLIGTENGLMLLDRSGQGKVYQLISRRRFQQMEVLEGQNILVTISGKKNRVRVYYLSWLKSKILRTDGLSDQVERRNGWINVGDLQGAVHFKIVKYERIKFLVIALKDSIEIYAWAPKPYHKFMAFKNFGELEHRPLLVDLTIEDQSRLKVIYGSAEGFHAVDLDSAEVYDIYLPKHTQGAIIPHCIVALPNSNGMQLLLCYDNEGVYVNTVGRVSKNIVLQWGEMPTSVAYIGTGQIMGWGNKAIEIRSVESGHLDGVFMHKKAQRLKFLCERNDKVFFSSAKGASSCQIYFMTLNKPGMANW
- the LOC108035041 gene encoding serine/threonine-protein kinase mig-15 isoform X2: MAHQQQQQLAPSVNCSLDDIDLTALKDPAGIFELIEVVGNGTYGQVYKGRHTKTGQLAAIKVMDVTEDEEEEIKLEINVLKKYSNHRNIATYYGAFIKKSPPGKDDQLWLVMEYCGAGSVTDLVKSTKGQSLKEEWIAYICREILRGLSYLHSNKVIHRDIKGQNVLLTDNAEVKLVDFGVSAQLDRTIGRRNTFIGTPYWMAPEVIACDENPDATYDNRSDLWSLGITALEMAESQPPLCDLHPMRALFLIPRNSPPRLKSKKWSKKFHGFIDTVLVKDYHQRPYTENLLKHAFIKDQPTDRQVRIQLKDHIDRCKKRKQEKEREDYRYSGSDNDDDEPQLAGEHSSIVQAPGGDTLRRNFQQIQEGRLAAEQQQQQHHLMAQAQAQAAAAHAAAQAQAQLQQQQQQAAAAAAAAHAAQQAQQAAQQQAQAQQPQANRQPKPPSRQQVEEPGPPARPPQRLIVVPDPPHANRPLPPTPKCGEPAGQTPQQQQRNSQNNFKPSLPPRRPEDHLDVLAAQLSELGVVFSQQPQPQTAAGGQGSQQQQAQPEAPPRNNRQSSGLSSSGGSASGGGSSKPAAALPQQSNNHLGQPVNPLDPLDSSDSDSEPDEPNDRARNDGTLLASDPPKPLPEFSYRPGLGPVSEDANTTTPLSHGSGGPPNRPLPPTPDDDDQAGDRTLIMKRKLEQNINRLQKSASTSQANVTPSRRGEESSLLRDWDFDRFFPKNGSPGPRGSGRGSPTTTASLSRSSQLSTLKVETKLQRASVAEAITRPVPRGYQPLKAPEPSASQSIAKEQGSGSGSGSGSGSGSSNSTAHKRQDSDSRLPMNFVRGFRRENSDFFPLTKRHSAVLSGSGGSGTTTAAGSGSVAPSTQALQRSSAVYQRNSIYNSSISSKSKENALPGAAGASTATGKPGAAAAARTTTTTTTTATKGAAPKPSKSLANFNFLRPRREKTESVIVLQNAAVRAQRQQQLQQQQQQQNRGGGGGGGGGSSGVGADGTGLGTPGTRTSSVLPDLLSQASPATPPRHDKSSSEEAAISSSVHSTPSKSFIASSGSGGGGLGLGGGTVVGGVIISSNHSPQSTISLASSSSNSRQNSPKNSISKTRSSSSITNLLHKSASSSSANLHHLTPCSSTSSASISNPLPPHAYALQQKQRSFLTFGFGAGGSGPSRRESHVNVNVTPTSHEAANDTPEIRKYKKRFNSEILCAALWGVNLLIGTENGLMLLDRSGQGKVYQLISRRRFQQMEVLEGQNILVTISGKKNRVRVYYLSWLKSKILRTDGLSDQVERRNGWINVGDLQGAVHFKIVKYERIKFLVIALKDSIEIYAWAPKPYHKFMAFKNFGELEHRPLLVDLTIEDQSRLKVIYGSAEGFHAVDLDSAEVYDIYLPKHTQGAIIPHCIVALPNSNGMQLLLCYDNEGVYVNTVGRVSKNIVLQWGEMPTSVAYIGTGQIMGWGNKAIEIRSVESGHLDGVFMHKKAQRLKFLCERNDKVFFSSAKGASSCQIYFMTLNKPGMANW
- the LOC108035041 gene encoding serine/threonine-protein kinase mig-15 isoform X1, whose protein sequence is MAHQQQQQLAPSVNCSLDDIDLTALKDPAGIFELIEVVGNGTYGQVYKGRHTKTGQLAAIKVMDVTEDEEEEIKLEINVLKKYSNHRNIATYYGAFIKKSPPGKDDQLWLVMEYCGAGSVTDLVKSTKGQSLKEEWIAYICREILRGLSYLHSNKVIHRDIKGQNVLLTDNAEVKLVDFGVSAQLDRTIGRRNTFIGTPYWMAPEVIACDENPDATYDNRSDLWSLGITALEMAESQPPLCDLHPMRALFLIPRNSPPRLKSKKWSKKFHGFIDTVLVKDYHQRPYTENLLKHAFIKDQPTDRQVRIQLKDHIDRCKKRKQEKEREDYRYSGSDNDDDEPQLAGEHSSIVQAPGGDTLRRNFQQIQEGRLAAEQQQQQHHLMAQAQAQAAAAHAAAQAQAQLQQQQQQAAAAAAAAHAAQQAQQAAQQQAQAQQPQANRQPKPPSRQQVEEPGPPARPPQRLIVVPDPPHANRPLPPTPKCGEPAGQTPQQQQRNSQNNFKPSLPPRRPEDHLDVLAAQLSELGVVFSQQPQPQTAAGGQGSQQQQAQPEAPPRNNRQSSGLSSSGGSASGGGSSKPAAALPQQSNNHLGQPVNPLDPLDSSDSDSEPDEPNDRARNDGTLLASDPPKPLPEFSYRPGLGPVSEDANTTTPLSHGSGGPPNRPLPPTPDDDDQAGDRTLIMKRKLEQNINRLQKSASTSQANVTPSRRGEESSLLRDWDFDRFFPKNGSPGPRGSGRGSPTTTASLSRSSQLSTLKVETKLQRASVAEAITRPVPRGYQPLKAPEPSASQSIAKEQGSGSGSGSGSGSGSSNSTAHKRQDSDSRLPMNFVRGFRRENSDFFPLTKRHSAVLSGSGGSGTTTAAGSGSVAPSTQALQRSSAVYQRNSIYNSSISSKSKENALPGAAGASTATGKPGAAAAARTTTTTTTTATKGAAPKPSKSLANFNFLRPRREKTESVIVLQNAAVRAQRQQQLQQQQQQQNRGGGGGGGGGSSGVGADGTGLGTPGTRTSSVLPDLLSQASPATPPRHDKSSSEEYQAAISSSVHSTPSKSFIASSGSGGGGLGLGGGTVVGGVIISSNHSPQSTISLASSSSNSRQNSPKNSISKTRSSSSITNLLHKSASSSSANLHHLTPCSSTSSASISNPLPPHAYALQQKQRSFLTFGFGAGGSGPSRRESHVNVNVTPTSHEAANDTPEIRKYKKRFNSEILCAALWGVNLLIGTENGLMLLDRSGQGKVYQLISRRRFQQMEVLEGQNILVTISGKKNRVRVYYLSWLKSKILRTDGLSDQVERRNGWINVGDLQGAVHFKIVKYERIKFLVIALKDSIEIYAWAPKPYHKFMAFKNFGELEHRPLLVDLTIEDQSRLKVIYGSAEGFHAVDLDSAEVYDIYLPKHTQGAIIPHCIVALPNSNGMQLLLCYDNEGVYVNTVGRVSKNIVLQWGEMPTSVAYIGTGQIMGWGNKAIEIRSVESGHLDGVFMHKKAQRLKFLCERNDKVFFSSAKGASSCQIYFMTLNKPGMANW
- the LOC108035041 gene encoding mitogen-activated protein kinase kinase kinase kinase 4 isoform X7; this encodes MAHQQQQQLAPSVNCSLDDIDLTALKDPAGIFELIEVVGNGTYGQVYKGRHTKTGQLAAIKVMDVTEDEEEEIKLEINVLKKYSNHRNIATYYGAFIKKSPPGKDDQLWLVMEYCGAGSVTDLVKSTKGQSLKEEWIAYICREILRGLSYLHSNKVIHRDIKGQNVLLTDNAEVKLVDFGVSAQLDRTIGRRNTFIGTPYWMAPEVIACDENPDATYDNRSDLWSLGITALEMAESQPPLCDLHPMRALFLIPRNSPPRLKSKKWSKKFHGFIDTVLVKDYHQRPYTENLLKHAFIKDQPTDRQVRIQLKDHIDRCKKRKQEKEREDYRYSGSDNDDDEPQLAGEHSSIVQAPGGDTLRRNFQQIQEGRLAAEQQQQQHHLMAQAQAQAAAAHAAAQAQAQLQQQQQQAAAAAAAAHAAQQAQQAAQQQAQAQQPQANRQPKPPSRQQVEEPGPPARPPQRLIVVPDPPHANRPLPPTPKCGEPAGQTPQQQQRNSQNNFKPSLPPRRPEDHLDVLAAQLSELGVVFSQQPQPQTAAGGQGSQQQQAQPEAPPRNNRQSSGLSSSGGSASGGGSSKPAAALPQQSNNHLGQPVNPLDPLDSSDSDSEPDEPNDRARNDGTLLASDPPKPLPEFSYRPGLGPVSEDANTTTPLSHGSGGPPNRPLPPTPDDDDQAGDRTLIMKRKLEQNINRLQKSASTSQANVTPSRRGEESSLLRDWDFDRFFPKNGSPGPRGSGRGSPTTTASLSRSSQLSTLKVETKLQRASVAEAITRPVPRGYQPLKAPEPSASQSIAKEQGSGSGSGSGSGSGSSNSTAHKRQDSDSRLPMNFVRGFRRENSDFFPLTKRHSAVLSGSGGSGTTTAAGSGSVAPSTQALQRSSAVYQRNSIYNSSISSKSKENALPGAAGASTATGKPGAAAAARTTTTTTTTATKGAAPKPSKSLANFNFLRPRREKTESVIVLQNAAVRAQRQQQLQQQQQQQNRGGGGGGGGGSSGVGADGTGLGTPGTRTSSVLPDLLSQASPATPPRHDKSSSEEKQRSFLTFGFGAGGSGPSRRESHVNVNVTPTSHEAANDTPEIRKYKKRFNSEILCAALWGVNLLIGTENGLMLLDRSGQGKVYQLISRRRFQQMEVLEGQNILVTISGKKNRVRVYYLSWLKSKILRTDGLSDQVERRNGWINVGDLQGAVHFKIVKYERIKFLVIALKDSIEIYAWAPKPYHKFMAFKNFGELEHRPLLVDLTIEDQSRLKVIYGSAEGFHAVDLDSAEVYDIYLPKHTQGAIIPHCIVALPNSNGMQLLLCYDNEGVYVNTVGRVSKNIVLQWGEMPTSVAYIGTGQIMGWGNKAIEIRSVESGHLDGVFMHKKAQRLKFLCERNDKVFFSSAKGASSCQIYFMTLNKPGMANW